A region from the Anaerobacillus sp. CMMVII genome encodes:
- a CDS encoding chemotaxis protein CheX, producing MNAKHVNAICRATESIFINFFGVEVKPLRPRVEQMAIPSNQVSVILGINGQLNGQIICSITEQTAKNIVGVMMGGMIIEQLDEIGWSAIQEFGNWVAGTTATELSKDNVLIDVTPPVINEGSSKFRTSNVFITVPLETKMGLVDIHISVKEVAA from the coding sequence ATGAACGCAAAACATGTCAACGCAATCTGTCGAGCCACTGAATCTATTTTTATTAACTTTTTTGGTGTTGAGGTTAAACCACTAAGACCCCGTGTAGAACAAATGGCGATTCCTTCTAACCAAGTTTCAGTTATATTAGGAATTAATGGTCAGTTAAATGGTCAAATCATATGTTCAATTACTGAACAAACGGCAAAAAATATTGTTGGGGTAATGATGGGCGGAATGATTATTGAACAATTAGATGAAATAGGCTGGAGTGCCATTCAAGAATTTGGAAACTGGGTAGCAGGAACTACTGCAACTGAGCTTTCAAAAGATAATGTTCTAATTGACGTAACCCCGCCGGTAATTAATGAAGGGTCCTCAAAATTTCGTACAAGTAATGTATTTATCACGGTGCCGCTAGAAACAAAAATGGGCTTAGTCGACATACATATATCCGTAAAAGAAGTTGCTGCTTAG
- a CDS encoding YceI family protein, with protein MTKTKWAVDTAHSSVDFSVKHMMIANVKGTFNEFSAEIDADPNDLTTADISFSIDTASIDTRNEDRDNHLRSADFFDVENFPKLTFKATEIVSNGDGEYELQGDLTIRGVTRKESFTVKFEGQGKDPWGNEKVGFSANGKIKRSDYGLTWNAALETGGVLVGDQIKISLEIQAAKA; from the coding sequence ATGACAAAAACAAAATGGGCAGTTGATACAGCGCACAGTAGTGTGGATTTTTCAGTAAAACACATGATGATAGCAAACGTGAAAGGTACCTTTAATGAATTTAGTGCAGAAATTGATGCAGATCCAAATGATCTTACAACAGCAGATATTTCTTTTAGTATTGATACTGCAAGCATTGATACTCGAAATGAAGACCGTGATAACCATTTACGTTCAGCAGATTTCTTTGATGTAGAAAACTTCCCAAAATTAACATTTAAAGCTACTGAAATCGTAAGTAACGGTGATGGTGAGTATGAATTGCAAGGTGATTTAACTATTCGTGGGGTGACTCGCAAAGAGTCGTTTACTGTAAAATTCGAAGGCCAGGGGAAAGATCCTTGGGGGAATGAGAAGGTAGGTTTTAGTGCTAATGGCAAAATTAAACGCAGTGACTATGGTTTAACATGGAATGCAGCATTAGAAACTGGCGGGGTTCTTGTAGGAGATCAGATTAAGATCTCACTTGAAATTCAAGCTGCAAAGGCTTAA
- a CDS encoding FixH family protein, translating into MKIQVDKVKINKKIVFIASLFFMFFSFYLFGDLTNTSTIEGLKVELYPLSTPLKVGDRSVLQVLVFDEQLQARKDLNVEITLLASNAVGHQIEQKLAHVENGLYETNVQFFHSGNWEALVNVSKGSFVYEKKFQLFVER; encoded by the coding sequence ATGAAGATACAAGTCGATAAAGTGAAAATAAATAAGAAAATTGTATTTATTGCTAGCCTGTTTTTTATGTTTTTTAGTTTTTATTTATTTGGTGACCTTACGAATACATCGACCATTGAGGGACTTAAAGTAGAACTTTACCCGCTGAGTACGCCGCTTAAAGTCGGGGATCGTTCTGTTCTACAAGTACTAGTTTTTGATGAGCAATTACAAGCAAGAAAAGATCTCAACGTTGAAATAACCCTACTAGCTTCTAATGCGGTTGGCCACCAAATTGAGCAGAAATTAGCTCATGTTGAAAATGGGCTATATGAAACAAATGTCCAATTTTTTCATTCTGGAAATTGGGAAGCATTGGTTAATGTTAGTAAAGGAAGCTTTGTATACGAGAAAAAATTTCAGTTATTTGTGGAAAGATAG
- a CDS encoding glycerol-3-phosphate responsive antiterminator: MAFNGQRILPAVRRYKDLEKLVKSDYTYIVLLNSHIGQLKHLIQLAKNNEKKVLLHADLVQGLRNDEYAAQFLCQDIRPAGLISTRKNVVVTAKKHQLISIQRLFLLDSIALESSYKLLETTQPDFIEVLPGVMPHIIKEVYEKSRIPIVAGGLIRQKHEVGEALRAGATAVTTSRAELWWD, from the coding sequence ATGGCTTTCAATGGTCAAAGAATTTTGCCGGCAGTTCGTAGGTACAAAGATCTTGAGAAGTTAGTGAAAAGTGACTATACGTATATTGTTTTGTTGAATAGCCATATCGGTCAATTGAAACATTTGATCCAATTAGCAAAGAACAATGAAAAAAAGGTGCTACTTCATGCCGATTTAGTTCAAGGCTTAAGAAATGATGAATATGCAGCACAATTTCTATGCCAGGATATTCGACCAGCTGGGCTAATATCAACAAGAAAAAATGTGGTGGTAACAGCTAAAAAACATCAGTTAATTTCAATTCAACGCTTATTTTTGCTTGATTCGATTGCACTCGAATCAAGCTATAAGCTGCTTGAAACAACCCAGCCCGACTTTATCGAAGTATTGCCAGGAGTAATGCCCCACATCATTAAAGAAGTTTATGAAAAATCACGTATTCCTATAGTTGCTGGCGGTTTGATACGGCAAAAGCATGAGGTAGGTGAGGCACTACGAGCGGGTGCTACTGCGGTTACTACGTCTAGAGCAGAATTGTGGTGGGATTGA
- the glpK gene encoding glycerol kinase GlpK: MEKKYILSLDQGTTSTRAILFNKNGEIVGSAQKEFTQLFPNPGWVEHNASEIWGSILAVIAELLSKSEIKANEVAGIGITNQRETTVVWEKETGHPIYNAIVWQSRQTADICMELKEKGFGEMVRAKTGLLIDAYFSGTKVKWILDNVEGARRKAENGELLFGTIDTWLIWKLSGGKAHITDYSNASRTLIYNIYDLQWDEELLEMLTIPKVMLPEVRPSSEIYATTLGTHFFGQEVPISGAAGDQQAALFGQACYSEGMAKNTYGTGCFMLMNTGDKAVKSEHGLLTTIAWGIDGKIEYALEGSIFVAGSAIQWLRDGLRMIKSAADSEKYATRVESTDGVYVVPAFVGLGTPYWDSEVRGAIFGLTRGTEKEHFVRATLESLAYQTKDVLTAMEADSGIQLKTLRVDGGAVANNFLMQFQSDILGVTVERPTINETTALGAAYLAGLAVGFWTNRTEIAEQWKIDRTFKVNMTTTNQEKLYRGWKKAIEATTAFK, encoded by the coding sequence ATGGAAAAAAAATATATCCTTTCACTTGACCAAGGAACAACGAGCACAAGGGCTATTTTGTTTAATAAGAATGGAGAAATTGTTGGGTCAGCTCAAAAGGAATTTACACAATTGTTTCCAAATCCAGGTTGGGTGGAACATAATGCGAGTGAAATCTGGGGTTCAATCTTAGCGGTAATTGCTGAGCTTTTATCAAAGTCTGAAATTAAAGCAAATGAGGTAGCTGGCATTGGGATCACTAATCAACGGGAAACAACTGTTGTCTGGGAGAAAGAGACAGGACATCCTATTTATAATGCTATCGTTTGGCAGTCGCGACAAACTGCAGACATTTGTATGGAGCTAAAAGAAAAAGGCTTTGGGGAAATGGTTAGAGCAAAGACAGGTCTTTTAATTGATGCTTATTTTTCTGGGACCAAAGTGAAATGGATATTAGACAATGTAGAAGGTGCTAGGAGAAAAGCAGAAAACGGAGAGTTACTTTTCGGTACGATTGATACATGGCTCATTTGGAAGTTGTCTGGTGGAAAGGCTCACATAACAGATTACTCAAATGCCTCACGTACGTTAATTTATAATATTTATGACTTACAATGGGATGAAGAATTACTTGAAATGCTTACGATACCTAAAGTGATGCTACCAGAAGTACGGCCATCATCTGAGATTTATGCTACGACTTTAGGTACTCATTTCTTTGGTCAGGAGGTACCTATTTCCGGTGCAGCAGGAGATCAGCAAGCAGCTTTATTCGGGCAAGCTTGTTACTCAGAAGGTATGGCAAAAAACACGTATGGAACCGGCTGCTTTATGCTAATGAATACGGGGGATAAAGCAGTTAAATCTGAACATGGTTTGTTAACCACGATAGCCTGGGGAATTGACGGGAAGATCGAGTATGCATTAGAAGGAAGTATTTTTGTGGCAGGCTCTGCAATTCAATGGTTGCGGGATGGGCTAAGAATGATTAAATCAGCCGCTGATAGTGAGAAGTATGCGACGAGAGTTGAGTCAACAGATGGAGTTTACGTTGTTCCAGCTTTTGTAGGACTTGGAACACCATACTGGGATAGTGAGGTTCGTGGGGCTATTTTTGGTTTAACTCGTGGTACGGAGAAAGAACATTTTGTACGCGCAACGTTAGAATCACTTGCTTATCAAACAAAAGACGTCCTTACTGCTATGGAGGCCGATTCTGGAATACAACTAAAAACACTTCGTGTTGATGGTGGTGCAGTAGCAAATAATTTCTTAATGCAATTTCAAAGTGATATTTTAGGCGTAACGGTTGAGCGTCCAACGATAAATGAAACCACAGCTTTAGGTGCTGCATATTTAGCGGGGCTAGCTGTTGGTTTTTGGACTAATCGTACAGAGATAGCTGAGCAATGGAAAATAGATCGAACTTTTAAAGTAAATATGACTACAACCAATCAAGAAAAGTTATATCGAGGCTGGAAAAAGGCAATAGAAGCCACTACTGCCTTTAAGTAA
- a CDS encoding glycerol-3-phosphate dehydrogenase/oxidase, translating into MAILFSGLHRTSVLQQMSNQELDLLVIGGGITGAGIALDAQVRGIQTGLIEMQDFGAGTSSRSTKLVHGGLRYLKQLEIKLVAEVGQERAIVYENAPHVTTPEWMLLPIIKGGTFGRFTTSLGLKIYDFLAKVKKSERRYMLNKQKALEKEPLLLKDKLKGAGVYVEYKTDDARLTIEIIKEAVARGVLAVNYAKAEGFIYENKKVVGVKVVDQFTGGVTEIRAKKIVNAAGPWVDSLRERDNSKKGKYLYLTKGVHLVIDQSRFPLKQSVYFDTKCDGRMCFAIPRDGKTYVGTTDTFYKDDITDPRMTVADRTYIIEAVNYMFPDVNLTTQDIESCWSGLRPLIHEEGKNSSEISRKDEIFISKSGLISIAGGKLTGYRKMAQRIVDFVGKDLGIQNPCTTNKIRLAGGDFGGAANFPKFLEEMTKEGMRLGLPKEEALNLSKRYGTNVKRVFEIMEIDGDKANRYDLSKEVFAALVYGIENEMVSTPVDFFNRRTGAIFFNIQWVRRWKEPVLNYMKKRFNWNYTEYQTHKWKVEQQIEHATVAVDEFIDKNRQVI; encoded by the coding sequence ATGGCAATCCTGTTTTCAGGACTACACCGCACGAGTGTTTTACAACAAATGTCAAATCAGGAATTAGACCTTTTAGTTATTGGAGGGGGAATTACCGGGGCAGGAATCGCTCTTGATGCCCAAGTTCGGGGAATTCAAACAGGATTGATTGAAATGCAAGATTTCGGGGCCGGGACATCTAGTCGATCAACGAAACTAGTTCATGGCGGACTAAGGTATTTAAAACAGTTAGAGATAAAGCTAGTAGCAGAAGTAGGGCAAGAACGAGCCATCGTTTATGAAAATGCTCCACATGTGACAACTCCAGAGTGGATGCTTTTACCAATAATAAAAGGTGGGACATTTGGAAGATTTACGACATCGCTTGGTTTAAAGATTTATGATTTTTTAGCGAAAGTAAAAAAATCAGAACGACGTTATATGTTAAATAAACAAAAAGCTTTGGAAAAAGAACCATTGCTTCTTAAAGATAAGTTAAAGGGTGCCGGAGTATATGTAGAATACAAAACAGATGACGCAAGGCTAACCATCGAAATTATAAAAGAAGCTGTTGCACGAGGAGTGTTAGCAGTTAATTATGCCAAAGCAGAAGGGTTTATTTACGAAAACAAAAAGGTTGTAGGTGTAAAGGTTGTTGATCAGTTTACTGGTGGAGTCACTGAAATTAGGGCGAAAAAGATCGTTAACGCAGCAGGTCCTTGGGTAGATTCCTTACGTGAAAGAGACAATTCGAAAAAAGGAAAGTATTTATACTTAACTAAAGGTGTCCATCTAGTTATCGATCAATCTCGTTTTCCCTTAAAGCAGTCAGTCTATTTCGACACAAAGTGTGATGGGCGGATGTGCTTTGCTATTCCTCGTGATGGGAAAACTTATGTTGGCACCACTGATACCTTTTATAAAGATGATATTACTGATCCTAGAATGACTGTAGCTGATCGTACTTACATTATCGAAGCTGTTAATTATATGTTTCCTGACGTAAATTTAACAACTCAAGATATTGAATCTTGCTGGAGTGGGTTGCGGCCATTAATTCACGAAGAAGGAAAAAATTCCTCTGAAATTTCACGAAAGGATGAAATATTCATCTCTAAAAGCGGGCTAATCTCGATAGCTGGTGGAAAATTAACAGGTTACCGGAAAATGGCTCAACGTATAGTTGATTTTGTTGGGAAAGATCTTGGCATTCAAAACCCATGTACAACGAATAAAATCAGGCTAGCAGGTGGTGATTTTGGTGGTGCTGCTAATTTTCCGAAATTCCTAGAAGAAATGACAAAGGAGGGAATGAGACTCGGACTACCAAAGGAAGAAGCTTTAAACCTAAGCAAACGATATGGAACTAACGTAAAACGGGTTTTTGAGATAATGGAAATTGACGGAGATAAAGCAAATAGGTATGACCTTTCAAAAGAGGTATTTGCAGCTTTAGTTTATGGAATTGAAAATGAAATGGTATCTACACCAGTAGATTTTTTTAATCGGCGTACAGGGGCAATCTTCTTTAATATTCAATGGGTTCGCAGATGGAAAGAACCGGTGCTAAATTATATGAAGAAACGTTTCAACTGGAATTATACAGAATATCAAACTCATAAATGGAAAGTAGAACAACAAATTGAACATGCGACTGTTGCAGTTGATGAATTTATAGATAAAAATCGACAAGTCATTTAG
- a CDS encoding phospho-sugar mutase encodes MNWKSTYELWVNHNDIDGELKAQLQQMNGNDQLIEECFYKNLEFGTGGMRGEIGPGTNRMNVYTIRKAAEGLAEYIKAHGEKAMERGVAIAYDNRFMSQEFALESALTLGKHGIKSYLFKQLRPTPELSFAVRYLQAFSGIVITASHNPPEYNGFKVYGDDGAQLTPDAAQFLVDKVNEVENELLIEVAEKQSLLATGQLVMVEEEIDEAYVEKLKTVVVNHELVSKYGNDVKIVFTPLHGTATLPVQRSFEAVGFSNFHIVEEQAVPDRKFSTVASPNPEEHAAFEMAIKYGERLGADVLIATDPDADRVGVAVKDDQGQYVVLTGNQTGALMVEYILSQQKKAGILPENGVVIKTIVTSELGRVIANAYGLSAIDTLTGFKFIGEKIREFEDSGENTFLFGYEESYGFLIKDFARDKDAIQAVLLAAELAAYYKSQNKTMYQGLLELFEKYGFYLEGLQSITLKGKTGIEKMNQMITSFRENPPQEFAGLKVVAVEDYLTKQRKDLNLETVEDILLPKSNVLKYILEGNSWICVRPSGTEPKIKFYFGTTSNSLKNSEENIANLKASVMEKLNITN; translated from the coding sequence ATGAATTGGAAAAGTACATACGAATTATGGGTAAACCATAACGATATTGATGGAGAATTAAAAGCTCAATTGCAACAAATGAATGGCAATGACCAGTTAATCGAGGAATGTTTTTATAAGAACTTAGAATTTGGTACTGGAGGTATGCGTGGGGAGATAGGTCCTGGTACTAACAGAATGAATGTTTATACAATTCGTAAAGCAGCTGAAGGGTTAGCAGAATACATAAAAGCACATGGTGAAAAAGCGATGGAAAGAGGAGTAGCGATTGCTTACGATAATCGCTTTATGTCACAGGAATTTGCATTAGAATCTGCGTTGACTCTAGGAAAGCACGGGATAAAGAGCTATTTGTTCAAACAGTTACGTCCAACGCCGGAATTATCATTTGCCGTTCGTTATCTACAGGCATTTTCGGGGATTGTTATTACAGCAAGTCACAATCCCCCAGAATATAATGGCTTTAAGGTCTATGGGGATGATGGTGCTCAACTAACACCAGATGCCGCTCAGTTTCTAGTTGATAAAGTTAATGAGGTTGAAAATGAGCTACTGATTGAAGTAGCTGAAAAGCAATCTCTGTTAGCTACTGGTCAATTGGTTATGGTTGAAGAAGAAATTGATGAAGCTTACGTGGAAAAGCTAAAAACTGTAGTAGTAAATCATGAGCTAGTGAGTAAATATGGCAATGATGTAAAGATTGTTTTCACTCCTTTACACGGAACGGCTACTTTGCCAGTTCAACGTAGCTTTGAAGCTGTCGGATTTTCAAATTTCCATATTGTTGAAGAGCAAGCAGTTCCAGATCGTAAATTTTCAACAGTGGCTTCGCCAAATCCAGAAGAACATGCCGCTTTTGAAATGGCCATTAAGTACGGAGAAAGACTAGGAGCTGATGTTTTAATTGCCACTGATCCAGACGCTGATAGAGTTGGTGTAGCTGTAAAAGATGATCAAGGACAATATGTTGTTCTAACAGGAAACCAAACTGGTGCATTAATGGTAGAATACATTCTCTCGCAACAAAAGAAAGCGGGAATCTTACCTGAAAATGGGGTAGTTATAAAGACAATTGTTACTTCTGAACTAGGAAGAGTTATTGCCAATGCGTATGGGTTATCGGCAATTGATACATTAACAGGTTTTAAATTTATTGGTGAAAAAATAAGAGAGTTTGAAGACTCAGGTGAAAATACCTTTTTATTTGGATACGAAGAAAGCTATGGTTTCTTAATAAAAGACTTTGCAAGGGATAAGGACGCTATACAAGCAGTATTATTAGCAGCAGAACTTGCAGCTTACTATAAGTCTCAAAATAAAACAATGTACCAAGGATTGTTAGAGCTTTTTGAAAAATACGGTTTTTATCTAGAAGGATTACAATCGATCACCCTCAAAGGAAAAACAGGCATTGAGAAGATGAATCAAATGATTACTTCTTTTAGAGAAAATCCACCGCAAGAATTTGCTGGATTGAAAGTTGTGGCAGTAGAAGATTATCTAACCAAACAACGGAAGGATTTAAATCTAGAAACTGTTGAAGATATTTTACTTCCAAAGTCAAACGTTCTAAAATATATTCTAGAAGGAAACTCTTGGATCTGTGTCCGTCCATCAGGAACTGAACCGAAAATAAAGTTCTATTTCGGAACAACGAGCAATTCATTAAAGAATAGTGAGGAAAACATCGCTAACCTTAAAGCTTCAGTCATGGAGAAACTTAATATCACCAACTAA
- a CDS encoding aspartyl-phosphate phosphatase Spo0E family protein yields MCSQHSLRFYIENKRQDMIKAAENFGMNAEITIKHSQELDELLNQYWRVVFETNENPVVKFS; encoded by the coding sequence ATGTGTTCACAACATTCTTTAAGGTTTTATATTGAGAATAAGAGGCAGGATATGATAAAGGCTGCTGAAAATTTTGGGATGAATGCAGAGATTACGATTAAGCATAGTCAAGAGTTGGATGAGCTCCTCAATCAATATTGGAGAGTAGTATTTGAAACAAATGAAAATCCTGTAGTCAAATTCTCTTGA
- a CDS encoding FeoA family protein produces the protein MVLASVNEGEKVRITDLSKSNHLIKRRLLDLGIFEGIEVNILRKMPFGGPILIECKGNRIAIRKVDLSRIEVESSR, from the coding sequence ATGGTCTTAGCTAGTGTAAATGAAGGGGAAAAAGTAAGAATTACTGATTTATCAAAAAGTAATCATCTGATAAAAAGGAGATTATTAGATTTGGGGATTTTTGAGGGAATTGAAGTAAATATCCTAAGGAAAATGCCTTTTGGTGGTCCAATTTTAATTGAGTGTAAAGGTAATAGGATCGCTATTCGAAAAGTCGATCTTTCCAGAATAGAAGTGGAGTCTTCACGATGA